gtatgaagatggatcagaacctctgactatgatgcttcctcatcagaagatgtctagttcagaaggtaactttgtcagatgctaagtacccattggtgcttactctgagacaagacagtaaacgtgtgtcagttcatTCTGATGCCTCATTCCTTGTGCCCTCCggataatctgttgtaatgagtgtagatgtgcttattctccaccgtgtgttttgtgtattaaccattcataatgatgtctttaatttttagccgttgattttacttttgttttacaatcaacaacggttactttctaaaaaccactacgcacacacgttctccatcactcttgtttttcgcttctctctcctgtttgcaaaaacccttatcttcttcgattctctctctctctctctcgttcatCCCTCTTCTACCCAAGCCTCCAACCTTCAACTATGGTGAGATCTGAAAAAGCTGATTCCGGTGAAAGGGctgattccgccgatggaagagtgTTCCCAAGGATGGTAGTGGGTCTTCCAACGGGTTAAGTAGGTCCAGTTCTTCGTCTCAGATCGACAGAGGCTGCTCAAGCACAAGTTCAAGATGCTGAGGATGTTGTTCCTTTATCTCAAAGGAGTTGTGCAGTTACATGTGTTTTCCctccagaagaacttcaagttcttgctgaatgacGTTTCGATCTCGACAATATTGCTGCTAATGGGgtcgatcttcgtcctgaagtacagactcaaggctgggaagggtattTCAACAGACTACATGGTCCAGTCTATGACaagctggtgaaggaattctggaagcatgctgatTGCAATGAGTATCAGGTTGTGTCCTTTGTTCTGGGCAAAAGGATCATCATCTCAGAGAAGTCTTTTGTAAGGCTTCCGGGTAAAACTGATTGCAAGAcaaaggatcttcatcctgacatgagaatctggcacaagatcctactaaactgcataaatcaaagaccaaagggaagttctCCAGATTATATCAATTTCACTCAGAAGGTGttgcttttcttcatcaaggagcacaCCAAAGTCTGTTTGCCTTACTTTCTattctcctatctgaaggaatgcatcagaaagtcaagaactactgTTTCAcccaagtctgccatcaagtacatacCGTTTGGCAGATTACTATCTgacttcttcattgagagcaaactgaTATCTGCTCTGATCAAAGCTGGATGCACTGAAGACCTAACAACTATTGTTGgagatgtcttcactcctacatCATTGAAGAGGATGGACTTGATAGAAACAAAAGTTGAAGTTAACCCTGATACTACAAAGTCaagaagaagagtccctctAAAGGACTACCCTCTCTGGTCAAAGGCTGATGATCTAGAGGCTATCAGGTTctatcttgatgatctgaagcagcaaggctttgagattgatgtggatgaattcttcagaaatcttcCAGAACCTCCGAACTTTGAGTCTCCTAGGAAGAAGAagtccaagagaaagcaagaggaATCCTCTGAGACAAAGGATCCTTCTGATGGTGataataatgatgatgatgaacccccgcctcagaagaaggcaaagaaggtcagaattgaaACACAAGTCATTCATCTAGAACCAACTCTGGAGCCTACTAGAGCTGCAATCTCTACCAGAGTCACAAGGTCTGCagtcagagcttcaagtaagtttgttgttctttctgatgaagatgatttaaatttgcttgatgcaacTCTTGTTGTTTCCAACCCTGAACCCACACCAATTGATCAATCCACCTCACACATTTCACCACCTAGGGCttctttctttcaaccctccattgaggaagaacccctatGGAAAATGCTCCAAACTCCTAAGTCTAAtaaaccaacctcacccattattcTTCCATACACtccacaaacctctgaaccacaagCTTCTGAGACACAAGCTTTAGAGATACCAACCACTGAAAAGTCTACCTATGAGCCTAAACCCTCTGATCACTCAAATCAGGAACCCTCTGATAGAGAAATTCTCTCACCTACTCCCTCTGTCTCTTTTCCTACCAATGTTCAAGTTTCCTCTCCTTCAAATAAATCTGAAGCCTCTCgccaattctttcaaattgccAGAGAAAGAATCTCAGAAATTCTTGAACATTTCATAAATGTTCCAAGTCCAAACCGTTATTCTGAACcaagaccagaacctctggttgctcctGATTTTCCAATCCATGCGGTCCCTCTGACTTCAGTACCACCAActcttcctctttctcctccacctcaaaatgaaaaTTCTGTCTCTGACCAATCTCCAAATCCTGAGACTGAAGTTTCTCatccaaaccctgagaccaataccTCTGAACCTCAAACTGTGCAAATTGGTTCTCCTCATGCTGTTTCTGAAGCTACAAGTAGCAATCATCCTTCTTCACCTGAAACctatctctccattgttccctatacccaacttggaccaaacaccctgcttgattgcatcaacttatttaatcatgaagcatctttaagggttcgcaatgtgcatggtcgcactgacctcagtgagaaactAGACCTGGTTGCTGAAGATTGGGATCGTCTCTGCActtggatgcttgaccaagtgGCAATGATGCTGGGTTTCCTtactgctgaaagggatcaaagaGTTGAAGCTGCTAGCCAGCggttcagaagaagagaagcactGAATGAACAAAAGTTGAGAGATCAACTTTatgctgctattgaagaagcaaggaagaagaaagaacaagaagaagaagcagcaaGGTTTGAAGCAGAACAACGTGAAGTTGCAAGGTTGCAAGCTTTGGAACAAGCAGCTAgattacaagctgaagctgaggctcttaaaaatcaagcacttggaattattccatttactgatgttgcctccacatctgctcaagttcctcactctgatcaagctgtTCCATCTGCTCAAGCTCAGTCAGACTCAAGACTTGACCTCATTGAACGAAGACTTGATTCTCAAGAAGCTCTTCTCCAGCGTCTTCAAGAGATGtgcacagaacttctgaagaggaCACCCAAGCCTTAGTCTTTAGGAACtctattttcttttgttcatacataatatatttttaatatatgttaacaaaataattaactactaacttaaaaaaaaatcatccaaAACTTCCTTTATTTTTACAGTTTAATGGATATACGCCATTTCTATAAAACATTTTTACACTGACAATCAATCATGATATGCCACGTAGGAGGAACAATAATTTTCATTCACGCTTGGTTTAAGCAACAATTTAGGGTTGGGTTTGCGATGTTTATGCGATGTTTATAGGGACTCTGCATTTGACATTTTTCTACCATGAGAGGGATGTTCTCATGATCTCTTTTTCATATTAATAAAGTTTTTTGTTCtcgaaattttttaaaatgaaaactaaaataTAGTTTCTGGCAGAATGATTGTGTAAACAAAATTAACAATATCATTAGAGCCTGTTTGGTGGACACGATAAGGAGATAGAATATGATAGTACAATCAAAACCTGTTGCAATCCAtggtttgttgcgccagcatgATATGATAAAACAATCTTGTCTCTTATCCTATCTTATCCATCATGTGCAAATTTTATTCCGATTGAGAGTTGAGTTAGAACTTATCCTGACAGGATGAGATTACAACTTCCTATTCTTTTTTTAGTACCCTAACCCGAAAatgtaaaatattaatttaataatttcatgattttattaatTACTTAAACACGGACCCTGAATCCTTATTTATATACGGCTGTGGAAACGATGTTGATTGAGCAGCCAAATCACAGTTCCGTTCCAAACTCTTCCATTCCCCcaattcttcatcatctcaatCGAGAGAAGTCAAATAAATCTATGGCTTCTTCTCCAATACCTGATGATGTCGCCTTAACTATTTTGTCAAAACTGCCTTTGAAATCTCTCAAGCGATTTACCTGCGTTCACAAATCATGGCCTCCTTTACTTGAAAACCCTTATTTCATGAACATGTTTCGCACCAATTTCTTATCCAAACATGACTCTTCTTACGATGATGATACATCTCTTCTCTTAGTGAGCACTGATTCCATGGTTTATCCCAATCCCAAATCGCCATATTTGCTTTCAGGTGACAAGTTTGAGAATATAGTTAAATTAAATTGGTCTCCTCCATTCCAAGGGGAATTCCCATTCTTGATTGGATCTTTTATTCATGGCATTGTTTGTCTCCAATCAAACCGTGCAAAGTTTGTATTGTGGAACCCTGCTACTcatgaattcaaaattcttcCTCCCAGCCCTCTGGAATATAAACGTTATGTGAATATTATGATTAGTTCTCTTGGATTTGGTTATGACCCTGTTAGAGATGACTTTAAGTTGATTCGACTTTTATGGTATTATCCACCGTCTGGATGTGATGGAAATGGAGATGGTTGGCAAGGGCCACTCCCAGACCCTTTGCCCTTTAATTATGGCCCTGGTTGGGAGATATATAGCCTTAGAAGCAACTCTTGGAGGAAACTTGATATGCCTTTTGTTCATGATGTTCCTCTCATAGATTGTGACAATGACATGTGCATGAATGGAGTGTGTCATTGGTTTGGTATTGTAGAGGAATATCGTAACGAAACACATTATTTGGCGTCATTTAACTTGAGCAATGAGGTTTTCTGTATAACACCCTTACCCTTAGATCTGACTAGTAGATGGGTGAGGAAAAGCTTGGTGGCGTTAAGTGAGTCTATTGCGGTGatattaaaaaatgaagaaaCGACATCTTTTCACATATGGATTTTGGGTGAACTCGGTGTGAAGGAATCATGGACTAAACTTTTCATTGTTGGACCCATGCCTGGCGTTGCACTTCCTATTGGAGTGGGGAAGAATGGTGATATATTCTTCAGAAAAGAAAATGGTGAACTAGCCTTATTTGATTTAAGTACCAACATGCTTGAGGAGATTGCCATTGAAGAGCAGTTAGATGCTTATAGTCGGATAAGAAGTTATAAGGAAAGGCTTCTTCCGATTGGAAGAACAGAACATAGATTGTTTTTGTAGTCTTAAGCTTATAGCTTTCATTTATTAGGTTTTTCATGAGGACTATTAAAGATTTATTACAATATTGAATGTTATGAAGTAATTTGTATGCAAATTGGTTCTTCAATTGCCCAGACATGTATACTATCATTATCAAATATATGAGAAGAAACTATTTGGTAATATGAATCTTGCTCAGTATTATTATGATGCACTACTCTCTTTCAGTTTTGCATACTGTTTTCTATtttagttatcaattgtaaaatTGATCTCTTATCTTTTCTGAATGATCCcatccttttcttttttgggtAGAAAGAGCTTATATATGGGAAACTTTAGACAATCTAAAAGTGCAAATCcctgtttgaactttgaacttcATTACATTCTGCTTGATTTTGTCTTTTAGCTATTTTACCCTTATGTTCCAAATCAAGTTATCTGGGCATGTTGAAGCTATTTGATTGAATTACataaattttatgattttgCTAGAAAATTTAGCTGTCAACATAATATAGCTCAACCCGTTGAGGCAGGGGTTTGGAAATTATACACTGCTGACTAGTCAAATAGGGGAATCAATTATAGAACTAAGCTTGGTTGTAAGGGGAGAGTCCCTCCCTTTTCTTGTTAATCTCTCGCTATATCTGTTTGCTTCTCTCTTTCTGCTTTCTGTATATGGGAAGTTTAGAACCTAAAACAATTTTTGTGTTGGTTCAGCCATATTTAATTATATACTAGTTAATAGGGGGGATCGTTGTTTGCCTTTCAACACCTCTCTCTTGCTTACACATTCTTCTTGTTCTTGCATTAATGATTAACTAGACTCAAACCCGCGCATCGCGCGGGGGAATAAATGGTTTTGTGATATAATCTCctagaaatattaaaaaaagctAAATCGAGGTTAAATGCATCCAAAATTTATAACTATTTAAAAGGAAATGAATTTGTTATTATTTTGTAACATGATTAATCCAACTGATCTTTTATCAAAATTATGAATCATCCTCAACCAGACATTTTCCCATCATCATTATAACAGTTGGGTCGAAGTTTGAGGCATTTGGATAAGTTCAAGAAAGGAATATTTACTTGTGAGAGCACTTAGCCTGCACACAATGAAACAGCCAAAAATATTAACCAAGTTTTATTGAATCCTATTGTACTTTCTAAGATGTAGTCATTCATAATAAGCCTTCATAATATGTCAAATCGTTAAGAGAGTTTTATGTAGGCAAACAAATTAATAAAGAGTCTAATAACAGTTTCACTGGATCAAAATTTAATGTATAAATATAAGTTGActaatttaaataaagttatatGTTAAACACCTCCAATCAAGGCCTCAAGATGAAGAGATCTAACCGTAGGAAactaacaaaaagaaaagaaacaacaGATAAGAAACGAAAATGGACCAACTACTTTAAGGAAGCTGATTGCCTCCAATTACTGGATGGGGTAGATTTGGCTTCTTCTGAGTTAGCAGAATCAATACTCTGATGATTTTCCCCATATCCCCCTTGAATATCCCATAGCTTTATGAAGGATTTTTTTGACTTGAGAAACCCTTTCATCTTGCCAGTCACATCCTTGTTTATGCTGGGTTTGCTATCTCTATCGTTCTCACTGCTTCCAACTCCATTGCTCAGCCTCAATGATGCAAGTTTCTTTCTCAATGCCTTCAGCTCCTCAGCTCTGGCCACTGCATCCTAGTCATCATTTGGGTTAGATGTATCTGACCTTGAGTTACCATTGGATCCATTGCTAAAATCTTTGATTCCTTTAGGTATGTCAGGAGTGGTATCACCTAATCATGCACCAGTCCCCAAGTGCTAAAAATATAGTACCTGAAAAACGACCCATAATGGTAGCCTCTCATTTTTTTCACTGCATGAAAGCGACATCAACTAATAAGCTTTCTTCAATCATCAACTCTCATATCCTCTTCTTTTTACCTTTGCTGATCCCAGGGTGCTCTTGTAATGTTTTGATGCAAAGTAAAACAGAAGGAATGAATTATTTACCTCCACATACGACTTTCTAAAATGGCCAATATCATAAGCTAGTGGTGAATACTGGATATTGAGCATCGAATTTTAATATAGTAAAACATAACAGTGTAGAAAATACTCTGCTGAATTTAAAATGAAGTGTGCTAATCTGAGTCAAGGAATTCTCCTTCCAAGAACAGTTACCTTTGTATATGCGTCAATAGCCCTATAAAGGCCACTCGGAGCAAGATGAGAGATGTTAGATACTAACTCAGCAAGATTAACAAAATGTGACCAAGGTTACATGGTTTAGTTCATTCTTCATTAAGTtgattatcattattattattaaagttTTGGAGACCAATTATTGATATCAAGTTTTTCCTTTTGATTTGTATTCTCTTCTCCACAATTTACATGTGATGTGGCTTCTACTTGCGATTAAAAACATAAAAGCGGAACAaataaacacacacacacacaccagTGTTTTACACGATCCCCTCTCTGCTTTGGGAGCTCTTTCTTAATACCTATGAAGATGTTTTGAAAGCAGGTCTTCGAGCTTCTTTTCTATCTATCCTAACAGAATAGTTTTATGTCTTCTTTGCTTCATTTTCTGTGTTCCTTTCTAGTTGCTGTTTTTTTTCTGTCGGTTGCAGGTTTTTCTTTTCCAGACCCGTGGCTAGATTTGgttcattttttctctcttagTTATCAAAGTTCTATTTGTGTTCAACTATGATTTCAAAGTGAAAGAAAAGTAATAAGGTCAGTGGAATTAGATGGCTAATTTGGACTTTcagagacatgcatcttcctttTCAATCTTGTGCAAGGAAAGCAATTTGTCAAAGAAGAATTATATATAGTACAGTGAAACAAAGTATCTAAAAGCTccttgaaacaaaaaaaaaagaaacataacAAAGCTGATCAATACCAGCACTAATCATTGCCGCATGTTCCAGGCAATTGAACTGATATTATGTGCTAAAATTAAGAACACACCTTGACACAGAAAGCTACATACTTGAAAAACAACTTGGGTGATGTTATCTTCGTCATCTTTTACACGTAGCTCCGTGCCAAATTGCCAATTGAACCAAATAATTAAAACAATCAGTAATACTCGGACAGTTACCCACGAAAGTTCACCATTGTTAGTTGTTACCTAGGTGAAAACACCAACAATTGAGGGATGTTGCAGGTGGAGTAAGAATTATTTGTTTCGCTGTCATAATCAGTTCGGAACATGTCTCCGAAACTGTGAGATTTGAAGAGTGCTCATGTGAGGATCGATTGGATTCTTTCACTCGCCCCCGTCATGAAAATATGTCGACTGCACTGCAAATCTCGGAGCAGCGTCGTTTGATGCTACGACAGCGATCTGAGCCAAGAGAGCCGGCGGGCTGCTTATTGGAATGAGTGAGGAGAGCATTGCGTCGCATCAGAGACCGCCGAAGAGAGTGATGGATTGATGGTTGAAAACGTGTAGCTAAGGAACCTTTTCAATACGGTCTGGATTGCTAGCTTTCTGAAATGCACTGATGAAggattttgaaatttctaatcATGAAATTGTTGTTTGGTTTGCTATAAAGTTTGGCAGTTAGTGTCAAGTAGACCAATCACAGTATTCAGTGGGGGTTCAAGTTAGAGTAGAATTATATTTTACTATCTAGTGTAGCTGATGCATAAGAAGCTATCTTTTTCTTTCATTCTGAGTTCTAAGTGTAGctgtttcatattttttata
This is a stretch of genomic DNA from Lotus japonicus ecotype B-129 chromosome 1, LjGifu_v1.2. It encodes these proteins:
- the LOC130744711 gene encoding putative F-box protein At1g32420 produces the protein MLIEQPNHSSVPNSSIPPILHHLNREKSNKSMASSPIPDDVALTILSKLPLKSLKRFTCVHKSWPPLLENPYFMNMFRTNFLSKHDSSYDDDTSLLLVSTDSMVYPNPKSPYLLSGDKFENIVKLNWSPPFQGEFPFLIGSFIHGIVCLQSNRAKFVLWNPATHEFKILPPSPLEYKRYVNIMISSLGFGYDPVRDDFKLIRLLWYYPPSGCDGNGDGWQGPLPDPLPFNYGPGWEIYSLRSNSWRKLDMPFVHDVPLIDCDNDMCMNGVCHWFGIVEEYRNETHYLASFNLSNEVFCITPLPLDLTSRWVRKSLVALSESIAVILKNEETTSFHIWILGELGVKESWTKLFIVGPMPGVALPIGVGKNGDIFFRKENGELALFDLSTNMLEEIAIEEQLDAYSRIRSYKERLLPIGRTEHRLFL